In one window of Arachis ipaensis cultivar K30076 chromosome B06, Araip1.1, whole genome shotgun sequence DNA:
- the LOC107647118 gene encoding uncharacterized protein LOC107647118, whose protein sequence is MVLQKMGFGHKWRAWFMECVATASMSVLINGSPSKPFNMERGLRQSDPLSPFLFVLVVDVLHRMIGEAVRNGRISPLLVGRDNVALSHLQFVDDTILFCPQEEETIKNYKRFLRCFELMSGLSINFDKSSLIPINCEEQWVERMCNLLGCKGDALLVKYLGISLGANPRLVKT, encoded by the coding sequence ATGGTGCTGCAAAAGATGGGATTTGGGCATAAATGGAGAGCATGGTTTATGGAGTGTGTAGCTACTGCGTCTATGTCGGTATTGATAAACGGCTCGCCGTCTAAACCGTTCAACATGGAAAGAGGCTTGAGACAAAGTGACCCACTATCCCCGTTCTTGTTTGTACTGGTTGTGGATGTGCTGCATCGAATGATTGGAGAGGCAGTGAGGAACGGTCGTATATCACCGTTGCTGGTTGGTAGAGATAATGTAGCATTGTCACACCTTCAGTTCGTTGATGACACTATCCTCTTTTGCCCACAAGAAGAGGAGACTATTAAGAATTACAAGAGGTTTCTGCGATGCTTCGAGTTGATGTCAGGCCTGAGTATCAATTTTGATAAGTCCAGCCTGATCCCAATTAATTGTGAGGAGCAATGGGTCGAGCGTATGTGTAACTTGCTGGGTTGTAAGGGGGATGCCCTTCTAGTTAAATACCTTGGAATCTCTTTAGGAGCTAATCCGAGGTTGGTGAAGACATGA
- the LOC107604701 gene encoding transcription elongation factor SPT6 homolog: MAKAVVSDEEDEVEYEEEERDPADGDGLEDGRDVDDDDEEDEEEGQDEYENDGFIVDDVEDEDEQDEEERPESDDERQKKKKRKKKEEYVLDEDDYELLEDNNINIHRRKESKKFKRLKKGRRDTEEEPSGLSGEEFDGSGKVGRTAEEKLKRSLFGDDEGAPPEDIVEEEEQGEEEEEDADIGEDDEMADFIVDEDVMDENGDLVRRRKLKRKKTRQAPGVSSSALQEAQELFGDVEELLQNRKHKLESNEYRETRLEDEFEPIVLSEKYMTEKDDQIRELDIPERMQISEESTGAPPMDGGILEEESQWIVSQLGNGAVPWISKKITSNQNGAKELPIEKDDILRFLEMHHVQKLDIPFIAMYRKEECLSLLKDLERSEDGDENWDKNNKTPTLKWHKVLWALQDLDRKWLLLQKRKSALQQYYRKRFEEESRRVYEETRLNLNRQLFESVMRSLKEAESEREVDDVDSKFNLHFPPGEVGVDEGQYKRPKRKSMYSTFSKAGLWEVASRFGCSAEQLGLCLSLVALHELEDPKETPEEMASNFTCTMYDTPQEVLKCARHMAAVEISCEPSIRKHVRTHFLDHAVVSTCPTADGNTTIDSFHQFAGVKWLREKPLSKFEDAQWLLIQKAEEEKLLQVTIKLPEEYLNKLIDQFNEYYISDSVSRSAQLWNEQRKLILNDAIFRFLLPSMEKEARGVLSSKAKNWLLMEYGKALWSKVSVGPYQQKENDLSSDEEAAPRVMACCWGPGKPQTTFVMLDSSGEVLDVLYTGSLTFRSQNVNDQQRKKNDQERVLKFMTDHQPHVVVLGAVNLSCTRLKEDIYEVIFKMVEENPRDVGHEMDGLSIVYGDESLPRLYENSRISSEQLPSQQGIVRRAVALGRYLQNPLAMIATLCGPRKEVLSWKLSSLESFLNPDDKFAMIEQVLVDVTNQVGLDINLAINHEWLFAPLQFVSGLGPRKAASLQRSLVRAGAIFTRKDFLTEHKLGKKVFVNAVGFLRVRRSGLAASSSQFIDLLDDTRIHPESYSLAIELAKDVYEEDGTGDANDDDDAEMAIEHVRDRPSYLKNLDVEEYAAGKKRQNKIETFYDIKRELIQGFQEWRKQYEEPSQDEEFYMISGETEETLAEGKIVQATVRRVQAQKAICGLESGMTGILMKEDYTDDWRDVVELSDRIHEGDILTCKIKSIQKNRYQVFLVCRESEMRSNRFQNNRDLDPYYHEDRSSLQSDQDKARKEKELAKKHFKPRMIVHPRFQNITADEAMEFLSDKDPGESIIRPSSRGPSYLTLTLKIHDGVYAHKDIVEGGKEHKDITSLLRIGKTLKIGEDTFEDLDEVMDRYVDPLVTHLKAMLNYRKFRKGTKAEVDELLRLEKSEYPMRIVYSFGISHEHPGTFILTYIRSTNPHHEYIGLYPKGFRFRKKMFEDIDRLVAYFQRHIDDPQHDSAPSIRSVAAMVPMRSPAAGGSSGASTGSGWGGSNNEGGWKGNSYDRDRSSTPGSRTGRGDYRHNNRDEHPSGVPRPYGGGRGRGRGRGRGSYDNNRGHGSNNERQDSGYGGSRWSSAKKDADDLSNFPGAKVQNSPGREAFPGGWGGSGGGSSSGWGGGNSGDDNGGWGGGAGPSDTDNGGSGWGAGSKKASDNGWSGNAGGGSGW, from the exons ATGGCCAAGGCCGTCGTCTCTGACGAAGAAG ATGAGGTCGAGTACGAGGAGGAAGAGAGGGACCCCGCTGATGGAGATGGTTTGGAAGACGGTCGGGATGTGGACGATGACgatgaggaagatgaagaag AAGGGCAGGatgaatatgaaaatgatggaTTTATAGTGGATGATGTTGAAGATGAAGATGAGCAAGATGAAGAAGAGAGGCCAGAAAGTGATGATGAGCggcagaagaagaaaaagaggaagaaaaa GGAGGAGTATGTCCTTGATGAAGATGATTATGAGTTGTTGGAGGATAATAACATCAATATTCATCGTCGGAAG GAGAGCAAAAAGTTCAAACGGCTGAAAAAAGGTCGGAGGGATACCGAGGAGGAGCCCTCTGGATTATCTGGTGAAGAGTTTGATGGGAGTGGTAAAGTTGGGCGAACTGCTGAGGAGAAGCTTAAACGCAGTTTATTTGGTGATGATGAAG GAGCTCCACctgaagacattgttgaagaagaggaacaaggagaggaggaggaggaggatgcagacattggagaagatgatgaaatgGCTGACTTCATTGTGGATGAAGACGTAATGGATGAGAATGGAGATCTTGTGAG ACGAAGGAAGCTGAAGAGAAAGAAAACTAGGCAGGCACCAGGTGTCTCTTCATCAGCTTTGCAAGAAGCACAAGAGTTATTTGGTGATGTGGAAGAATTGTTGCAGAACCGCAAGCACAAACTGGAATCGAATGAATATAGAGAAACTAGACTTGAGGATGAATTTGAGCCTATTGTCCTTTCAGAGAAGTATATGACAGAGAAAGATGACCAGATAAGGGAGCTAGACATTCCGGAGAGAATGCAG ATATCTGAGGAGAGTACCGGTGCTCCTCCTATGGATGGAGGTATTTTAGAAGAGGAGAGCCAATGGATAGTTAGCCAACTTGGCAATGGTGCAGTCCCTTGGATTTCCAAGAAAATCACAAGCAATCAAAATGGGGCTAAGGAACTACCAATTGAGAAGGATGATATTTTAAGATTTTTGGAAATGCATCATGTGCAGAAATTAGAT ATTCCTTTTATTGCTATGTATCGGAAGGAGGAGTGCTTAAGCTTATTAAAAGACCTTGAGCGATCTgaagatggtgatgagaattgggatAAGAATAACAAGACACCTACTCTAAAATGGCACAAG GTTCTCTGGGCTCTACAGGATTTGGACAGGAAGTGGTTACTTCTTCAGAAGAGGAAGAGTGCCCTTCAGCAATACTATAGGaaaagatttgaagaagagtCACGCCGTGTTTATGAGGAAACACGACTAAACTTGAACCGGCAGTTGTTTGAATCTGTTATGAGATCCCTGAAGGAGGCGGAATCTGAGAGGGAAGTTGACGACGTTGACTCCAAGTTCAACTTGCACTTTCCACCAGGTGAAGTTGGTGTTGATGAAGGCCAATACAAGAGGCCAAAAAGGAAGTCTATGTATAGCACTTTCAGTAAGGCAGGTCTGTGGGAGGTTGCAAGCAGGTTTGGGTGCAGTGCTGAGCAACTTGGGTTATGTCTCTCACTTGTTGCTCTG CATGAGTTGGAGGATCCAAAGGAAACACCAGAGGAGATGGCTTCAAATTTTACATGTACCATGTATGATACCCCTCAAGAAGTACTTAAGTGTGCTAGGCACATG GCAGCTGTTGAGATAAGTTGTGAGCCTAGCATTAGGAAGCATGTTCGCACTCACTTTCTTGATCATGCGGTGGTGTCTACCTGTCCTACTGCAGATGGAAATACAACAATAGATTCTTTCCATCAGTTTGCTGGTGTGAAGTGGTTGCGCGAGAAGCCATTGTCCAAGTTTGAGGATGCCCAATGGCTCCTTATACAGAAGGCAGAGGAGGAGAAACTTCTCCAAGTTACTATTAAGCTTCCTGAAGAGTATCTTAATAAGTTAATAGACCAATTTAATGAGTATTATATTAGTGATAGTGTTAGCAGATCTGCTCAGCTGTGGAATGAACAGAGGAAGCTGATATTGAATGATGCAATCTTTCGGTTTCTCTTACCATCTATGGAAAAGGAGGCAAGAGGTGTTTTGTCAAGCAAGGCAAAGAATTGGTTACTTATGGAGTATGGGAAGGCATTGTGGAGTAAGGTTTCTGTGGGGCCTTATCAGCAGAAGGAAAATGATCTTAGCTCTGATGAAGAGGCCGCTCCTAGGGTTATGGCATGTTGTTGGGGCCCTGGCAAACCACAGACAACTTTTGTTATGTTGGATTCTTCAGGAGAAGTGCTAGATGTGCTTTACACTGGGTCTCTTACTTTTAGATCACAGAATGTCAATGACCAACAACGGAAGAAGAATGACCAGGAACGCGTGCTTAAGTTTATGACAGATCACCAACCACATGTTGTTGTTTTGGGAGCTGTAAATTTGTCTTGCACTCGTCTAAAGGAAGATATATATGAG GTCATTTTTAAGATGGTAGAGGAAAACCCTCGAGATGTTGGGCATGAAATGGATGGGCTCAGCATTGTGTATGGGGATGAATCTCTTCCCCGTCTTTATGAAAATTCACGAATTTCCTCCGAACAACTTCCTTCCCAACAAG GTATAGTGAGGCGGGCTGTTGCACTTGGTCGATATCTTCAGAACCCATTGGCAATGATTGCAACATTATGTGGACCTAGAAAGGAAGTATTATCATGGAAACTGAGCTCTTTAGAGAGCTTTCTTAACCCAGATGATAAGTTTGCTATGATTGAGCAAGTTTTGGTAGATGTGACTAATCAGGTTGGATTAGATATTAATCTGGCGATAAATCATGAGTGGTTATTTGCACCATTGCAATTTGTTTCCGGGCTTGGTCCACGAAAGGCTGCATCCTTACAGAGATCGTTGGTGAGAGCTGGTGCAATTTTTACTCGGAAAGACTTCCTGACAGAACATAAACTGGGTAAAAAGGTGTTTGTCAATGCAGTTGGGTTTTTGCGTGTACGACGAAGTGGGTTGGCTGCTAGCAGCAGCCAGTTTATTGATTTGCTGGATGATACAAGAATCCATCCAGAATCATATAGTCTTGCTATAGAGTTGGCTAAAGATGTCTATGAGGAGGATGGAACAGGTGATGCaaacgatgatgatgatgctgagaTGGCCATTGAGCATGTGAGAGACCGGCCTAGCTATTTGAAAAACCTAGACGTCGAGGAATATGCTGCTGGAAAGAAACGCCAGAACAAGATAGAAACTTTCTATGACATAAAAAGAGAACTGATTCAAGGTTTCCAGGAATGGCGTAAGCAATATGAAGAACCAAGCCAGGATGAGGAGTTCTATATGATTTCAGGTGAGACTGAGGAGACTCTGGCGGAAGGTAAAATTGTCCAAGCCACTGTTCGCAGAGTGCAAGCCCAGAAAGCAATATGTGGGCTTGAATCTGGAATGACTGGAATCCTTATGAAAGAAGACTATACTGATGATTGGAGAGACGTAGTTGAACTTTCTGATAGGATACACGAGGGTGACATACTCACGTGTAAAATCAAGTCAATTCAAAAGAATAGGTATCAAGTCTTCCTTGTTTGTAGAGAGAGTGAAATGAGAAGCAACCGTTTTCAAAACAACCGTGATCTTGATCCTTACTACCATGAAGACAGAAGCTCTCTGCAGAGTGATCAAGACAAAGCTCGGAAAGAAAAGGAGCTTGCGAAGAAGCATTTCAAGCCGAGGATGATTGTCCATCCACGCTTTCAAAATATAACTGCTGATGAAGCAATGGAG TTCTTGTCTGACAAAGACCCTGGGGAAAGCATTATTCGTCCTAGTTCACGTGGACCTTCATATCTTACTTTAACGCTCAAAATTCATGATGGAGTGTATGCCCACAAAGATATAGTTGAAGGTGGAAAGGAACATAAGGACATTACAAGCTTGCTTCGAATTGGGAAGACACTCAAAATTGGAGAGGACACTTTCGAGGATTTAGATGAG GTTATGGACCGTTATGTTGATCCCTTGGTGACTCATTTAAAGGCAATGTTAAATTACCGCAAGTTCAGGAAGGGTACAAAAGCAGAAGTTGATGAACTTTTGAGGCTGGAGAAATCTGAGTATCCAATGCGCATTGTctatagttttggcatctcgcatGAACATCCTGGAACATTTATATTAACTTATATAAGAAGTACAAATCCACATCATGAGTACATTGGACTTTATCCAAAAGGATTCAGATTTCGCAAGAAGATGTTTGAGGACATTGATCGGCTTGTGGCGTATTTTCAGAGGCATATTGATGATCCCCAGCATGATTCAGCCCCTTCCATAAGATCTGTGGCTGCTATGGTACCAATGCGAAGCCCTGCGGCTGGTGGTTCATCAGGGGCATCTACAGGTAGTGGCTGGGGAGGTTCAAACAATGAGGGTGGTTGGAAGGGTAACTCCTATGATAGGGATCGATCATCTACTCCTGGTTCCAGGACAG GACGGGGAGATTACAGACACAATAATAGAGATGAACACCCTAGCGGAGTGCCTCGTCCATATGGCGGTGGACGTGGTCGCGGACGCGGACGTGGTCGAGGTTCTTACGATAACAATAGAGGACATGGCTCCAATAATGAAAGGCAGGACTCCGGGTATGGTGGATCTAGATGGAGTTCGGCTAAAAAGGATGCAGATGATTTAAGCAATTTTCCAGGGGCTAAGGTCCAAAATTCTCCTGGAAGAGAAGCTTTCCCTGGTGGTTGGGGGGGAAGTGGTGGAGGTAGCAGCAGTGGTTGGGGAGGTGGAAATAGCGGCGATGACAACGGGGGATGGGGTGGTGGTGCAGGTCCAAGCGACACCGATAATGGAGGCTCCGGCTGGGGAGCTGGCTCTAAGAAAGCATCTGACAATGGATGGTCTGGAAATGCTGGGGGCGGCTCTGGTTGGTGA